A genomic segment from Nicotiana tabacum cultivar K326 chromosome 7, ASM71507v2, whole genome shotgun sequence encodes:
- the LOC107807733 gene encoding U11/U12 small nuclear ribonucleoprotein 35 kDa protein: protein MGREDYSSERRSSTGGNLNSVFYASIYHPIQAGSIDGTDILPHDNAIYRALLCSNAGLYDPFGDPKAIGDPYCTLFVGHLSHFTTEHNLCQEMNKYGRVKNVRIVRHIVTGASRGYAFVEFESDREMRRAYKDAHHKFIDDSEIIVDYNRQRLMPGWIPRRLGGGLGGKKESGQLRFGGRERPFRAPLRQIPLDDLKRLGIPPPPEGRYMSRFQVPSPPRQERSMEDARDSSHKHDKGSKHSNRLERSPSRAHPSGRRERSVDKEDLAHRQITRGRKRHDLRSPSHDHSSDRSSMDRSRHSRKRQKSSRDRHDMRSPSLDHSSDETSTCREERRRARNARSHGYDRCSPSRNDS, encoded by the exons ATGGGTCGAGAAGATTACAGCAGCGAAAGAAGGTCTTCAACTGGGGGAAATCTAAACTCAGTATTCTATGCTTCTATATACCATCCAATTCAAGCTGGAAGCATTGATGGAACTGATATTCTTCCTCATGATAACGCCATTTACAGAGCTCTTCTCTGCTCTAATGCCGGCTTGT ATGACCCGTTTGGTGACCCGAAGGCTATTGGTGACCCGTATTGTACACTCTTTGTTGGTCATTTGTCTCATTTTACCACTGAACATAACCTTTGCCAG GAAATGAACAAATATGGAAGGGTGAAGAATGTAAGAATTGTCAGACACATTG TAACGGGTGCTTCACGTGGCTATGCATTTGTTGAATTTGAATCGGATAGGGAGATGCGGCGAGCATATAAG GATGCTCACCATAAGTTTATTGATGATTCTGAAATTATAGTTGACTACAATAGGCAGCGATTAATGCCAGGCTGGATTCCGAGAAGGCTAG GAGGCGGTCTTGGCGGTAAGAAGGAATCAGGACAACTTCGTTTTGGAGGTCGTGAAAGACCGTTTCGTGCTCCACT CCGACAAATTCCGTTGGATGATCTAAAGAGGCTTGGTATACCACCTCCTCCAGAAGGAAGATACATGTCACGGTTTCAG GTTCCATCGCCACCTAGACAAGAAAGGAGCATGGAGGACGCTAGAGACTCTTCTCACAAGCACGATAAAGGAAGCAAGCATTCTAATCGATTGGAGAGATCTCCAAGTCGAGCGCACCCATCTGGAAGACGTGAGAGGTCTGTGGACAAGGAAGATTTAGCTCATAGGCAGATAACACGTGGAAGGAAACGACATGATTTAAGGTCCCCCAGTCATGATCATTCATCCGATAGGAGTTCAATGGACAGAAGCAGACATTCTCGCAAGCGCCAAAAGAGTAGCAGAGACAGGCATGACATGAGATCCCCCAGTCTTGATCATTCATCTGATGAAACTTCAACGTGCAGAGAAGAACGTCGTCGAGCACGTAATGCACGATCTCATGGATATGACAGGTGTTCACCAAGCAGGAATGATTCTTAA